From Alteromonas sp. RKMC-009, one genomic window encodes:
- a CDS encoding type IV pilin protein: MLYQRKDFLPQKGLTLMSLMMALAVTGILSALSVPGFVDLLNRHERQQARSQLLRWQAEQIRFRLANAGYAGQVALSAPVIKKYTFTVINVSASGYVLRADRVTALNDGCDTLTLDAAGTYAPVKCWH; this comes from the coding sequence ATGCTGTACCAAAGGAAAGATTTTTTACCTCAAAAAGGTTTAACGCTGATGTCACTGATGATGGCACTGGCTGTCACCGGTATTCTCAGTGCATTGTCAGTACCCGGCTTCGTTGATTTGCTTAACCGGCACGAACGGCAACAGGCAAGAAGTCAGCTGCTGCGGTGGCAGGCCGAGCAAATACGGTTTCGTCTGGCGAATGCGGGTTATGCCGGTCAGGTAGCGTTATCGGCCCCGGTCATTAAGAAATATACGTTCACGGTCATTAACGTTTCTGCTAGCGGGTATGTGCTTCGTGCTGACAGGGTTACTGCATTAAACGATGGCTGCGATACGTTGACGCTGGATGCTGCAGGCACATATGCGCCCGTAAAATGCTGGCATTAG
- a CDS encoding SoxR reducing system RseC family protein: protein MIKETATVIAADGDVITVEAAIKTTCSSCQAQSDCGSGVISRALSPKTQQLTLQSPVPCKVGDKVSIGVPEAGIVTASLWLYVIPLIIFIASALSFNALLPAVGVRGEFWVLLGSLCVTFLAFTVISGYLKKRDQTRFRPVILSSIPANGAVQQHQP, encoded by the coding sequence GTGATTAAAGAAACCGCTACGGTTATTGCGGCTGACGGTGACGTGATCACCGTCGAAGCCGCTATCAAAACCACCTGTTCATCCTGTCAGGCGCAATCTGACTGTGGTTCCGGTGTGATTTCCCGTGCATTGTCGCCGAAAACCCAGCAACTGACCTTACAATCGCCGGTGCCCTGTAAGGTAGGAGACAAAGTCAGTATCGGCGTGCCGGAAGCCGGCATTGTGACTGCTTCTCTTTGGCTTTACGTCATTCCTCTCATTATCTTTATTGCCAGTGCGCTGAGCTTTAATGCACTTCTGCCGGCTGTAGGAGTCCGCGGCGAATTTTGGGTTTTACTGGGTAGTCTGTGTGTGACTTTTCTCGCCTTCACGGTAATTTCAGGTTACCTGAAAAAGCGCGACCAGACCCGATTCCGTCCTGTTATTCTTTCTTCCATTCCTGCTAACGGCGCCGTTCAGCAACATCAGCCCTGA
- a CDS encoding FAD assembly factor SdhE, which produces MFTEKRRNRLKWACRRGMLELDVLFLPFVEEAFDDLNDDDQVLFERLLTCDDPDLFAWFMGHQKCEDPELARMVKIILDRVKV; this is translated from the coding sequence ATGTTCACTGAGAAAAGACGTAACCGGCTAAAGTGGGCATGCCGCCGGGGCATGCTGGAACTGGATGTATTATTTCTGCCATTCGTAGAAGAAGCATTCGACGACTTAAACGACGACGATCAGGTTTTATTTGAACGTTTACTTACCTGTGACGACCCGGATTTGTTTGCCTGGTTCATGGGCCATCAGAAATGTGAAGACCCTGAGCTGGCAAGAATGGTCAAAATCATTCTGGATCGTGTCAAAGTATAG
- a CDS encoding sigma-E factor negative regulatory protein has product MTQQQEKLSAFMDGETNSADIMDAILNDEELKTKWKRYHVIRSGLRKEATVAPQLDITAAVAAALESEPTVMAPKRSGWKSLPLVGSVVPFAKQGGQFAVAASVAVAVILGVQQMNQPEPAEPFSTFETNTRLGGLSPVSLEQTRTIPRNDMNVVLEKKRKINAIIADHEQQIQLKQAEDQSKAVEERAESDANPN; this is encoded by the coding sequence ATGACGCAACAGCAAGAAAAATTGTCAGCCTTTATGGATGGCGAGACAAACAGCGCTGACATCATGGATGCAATCCTAAATGATGAAGAGCTAAAAACAAAGTGGAAGCGATATCATGTTATTCGTAGTGGTTTACGTAAAGAAGCCACGGTCGCACCTCAGTTAGACATTACTGCTGCGGTAGCCGCTGCCTTAGAAAGTGAACCTACAGTGATGGCGCCGAAGCGTTCAGGCTGGAAATCATTGCCGCTGGTCGGTAGTGTGGTGCCATTCGCCAAACAAGGTGGACAATTCGCCGTTGCTGCTTCTGTAGCTGTGGCGGTGATTCTGGGTGTTCAACAAATGAATCAGCCGGAACCTGCAGAACCGTTCTCTACGTTTGAGACGAATACCCGTCTGGGTGGTCTTTCTCCGGTTAGTCTGGAACAGACCCGTACGATTCCGCGCAATGATATGAATGTTGTGCTGGAGAAAAAGCGTAAGATCAATGCTATCATCGCTGACCATGAACAACAGATTCAGCTGAAGCAGGCAGAAGATCAAAGTAAAGCCGTAGAAGAACGTGCTGAGTCTGACGCTAATCCAAATTAA
- a CDS encoding P-II family nitrogen regulator, with product MKKIEAIIKPFKMDDVREALAEVGIAGMTVTEVKGFGRQKGHTELYRGAEYQVDFLPKIKVELVLADDQVQQAIEAIESSAKTGKIGDGKIFVTTVETAIRIRTGEQNEEAI from the coding sequence ATGAAAAAAATTGAAGCGATTATCAAGCCGTTCAAGATGGATGATGTTCGTGAGGCACTAGCCGAAGTAGGAATTGCCGGCATGACCGTCACCGAAGTAAAAGGCTTTGGACGTCAGAAAGGGCACACTGAGCTGTATCGTGGTGCTGAATATCAGGTAGATTTTCTGCCAAAGATTAAAGTGGAACTGGTACTTGCAGACGATCAGGTTCAGCAGGCCATTGAAGCCATTGAGTCATCAGCAAAAACTGGCAAGATTGGTGACGGAAAGATCTTTGTTACCACGGTTGAAACGGCTATCCGTATTCGTACCGGTGAACAGAACGAAGAAGCGATCTGA
- a CDS encoding MucB/RseB C-terminal domain-containing protein, which produces MTKSFIQRVPAPVELVRAFSGHAFLACTFSFIVFSSPVPAQENGTEGASRQVAAEIEAESDAQNPVSQDILPPDSIVTAEEAISQKAAAHNDSAEPESVGSAQVKPESVTGWLEKMTAATRTLNFQVAYVVSRLNQETVPYLWRHGVLEDGTSVEQLNLQNGPGRELIRVGDVVSIFEPDTQPYSLHSQYINGPIPGELLYEPVSLTKGYEFVSVGRARVAGRPAQQIRIVSRDNTRFSYQLWLDEQSGMLLKLNTLDLQGNVLEQIQVTSLTMSDTPPAYFARVNRASLPRPLALTPSTNRQQGWEVDYLPDGMVEVKRDIRRLAMTGQVVEYKLFSDGLVDVSVYVQPASDAIGSDLVLRHDLSTFLTLTDGKAQVTVIGEIPLQTANAIATSLKLKEVSGD; this is translated from the coding sequence ATGACAAAATCATTTATACAACGCGTACCAGCTCCAGTGGAGCTGGTACGCGCGTTTTCAGGGCATGCTTTTCTGGCATGCACGTTTTCCTTTATCGTTTTTTCTTCTCCTGTTCCTGCTCAGGAAAACGGGACTGAAGGGGCTTCGCGGCAGGTTGCTGCTGAAATCGAAGCAGAATCTGATGCTCAGAATCCGGTGTCTCAGGATATTTTACCTCCCGATTCTATCGTGACAGCGGAAGAAGCGATCAGCCAGAAAGCCGCAGCACACAATGACAGCGCAGAACCGGAGTCTGTTGGATCAGCGCAGGTTAAGCCGGAGTCGGTGACCGGATGGCTGGAGAAAATGACTGCAGCGACCCGTACACTGAATTTTCAGGTGGCCTATGTCGTCAGCCGGTTAAATCAGGAAACTGTGCCCTATTTGTGGCGACACGGTGTACTTGAAGACGGTACCAGCGTTGAGCAGTTGAATCTGCAAAACGGCCCCGGAAGAGAGCTCATCCGGGTAGGGGATGTGGTCAGTATATTTGAACCGGATACCCAGCCTTACAGTCTGCATTCTCAGTATATCAATGGTCCTATACCCGGAGAGTTGCTTTACGAACCGGTTTCTCTGACCAAAGGCTACGAGTTTGTGTCTGTGGGCAGAGCCCGTGTGGCCGGCCGGCCAGCTCAGCAGATCAGGATCGTCAGTCGTGATAATACCCGTTTCAGTTACCAGCTTTGGCTGGACGAACAGTCGGGGATGTTGCTGAAACTTAATACGCTGGATTTACAGGGTAATGTGCTGGAGCAAATTCAGGTTACTTCACTGACAATGTCAGACACGCCGCCTGCGTACTTTGCCCGTGTGAACCGTGCTTCTCTTCCCAGGCCGCTGGCTTTGACGCCGTCGACAAATCGTCAGCAAGGTTGGGAAGTCGATTATCTTCCTGATGGTATGGTGGAAGTGAAAAGAGATATCCGCCGCCTGGCGATGACAGGGCAGGTGGTGGAATACAAACTGTTCTCTGACGGGCTGGTGGATGTGTCTGTATACGTACAGCCTGCCAGTGACGCTATCGGTTCCGATTTAGTCCTGCGCCATGACCTGAGTACGTTTCTGACTCTCACCGATGGTAAGGCCCAGGTGACAGTCATCGGGGAAATTCCTCTGCAGACGGCCAATGCTATTGCCACTTCTCTGAAGCTCAAAGAGGTCAGCGGTGATTAA
- a CDS encoding FKBP-type peptidyl-prolyl cis-trans isomerase — MTITSDSVVTLHYTVSTEDGTTLDSSEGKNPLVVLLGRRFLIEGLEDALMGKNKGDKFDVAVAPEKAYGERADELVQSVPKSMFDGMDVQPGMSFRATSEGGEQSVIVIEVSEEEVIVDGNHPLAGVPLKFDVEVVDIREPTQEELEHGHVHDEGGCGHNH; from the coding sequence ATGACAATCACGTCAGACAGTGTGGTAACACTACACTATACCGTTTCAACAGAAGACGGCACTACACTGGACTCTTCAGAAGGCAAAAACCCGCTGGTTGTGCTGCTTGGCAGACGCTTCCTGATTGAAGGTCTGGAAGATGCTCTGATGGGCAAAAATAAGGGTGATAAATTCGACGTCGCTGTAGCGCCTGAAAAAGCTTACGGTGAACGTGCAGACGAACTTGTACAAAGCGTACCTAAGTCAATGTTTGACGGTATGGATGTGCAACCCGGCATGTCTTTCCGTGCTACTTCTGAAGGCGGCGAACAATCTGTGATCGTTATTGAAGTCAGTGAAGAAGAAGTGATTGTGGATGGCAATCACCCGCTGGCAGGCGTACCTTTGAAATTTGATGTGGAAGTAGTAGATATCCGTGAACCTACTCAGGAAGAGCTGGAACATGGTCATGTGCATGATGAAGGTGGCTGTGGTCATAACCACTAA
- the nadB gene encoding L-aspartate oxidase has translation MKSVASSLTSADPKGIEHQCDVLVIGSGAAGLSLALKLANHCNVIVLSKSDRNEGSTRYAQGGIAAVFDEHDSVEAHVADTLNAGAGLCEEDAVRFTAQNAKDALNWLINHGVPFDTETNEQGEERFHLTREGGHSHRRILHAADATGEALQITLNDAVSSHPNIRFLERYNAIDLIKSRSNNLHCTGVYAWNLEQAHVEVIRSRFIVLATGGASKVYQYTSNPDVSSGDGIAMAWRAGCRVANMEFNQFHPTCLYHPQARNFLITEALRGEGAQLCHADGTRFMTRFDERGDLAPRDIVARAIDYEMKRLGADCMYLDISHKPADFIEKHFPNIYRKCLSVGIDITKEPIPVVPAAHYSCGGVMTDFNAKTDLDNVYAIGEVAYTGLHGANRMASNSLLECVVYAAAAAKDILTHLQDDYTEETIAPWDESQVTNSDEEVIIQHNWHELRLFMWDYVGIVRTNKRLERALRRIQLLSQEIQEYYAHFRVSNNLLELRNLVTVAELIVRCAMNRKESRGLHYNVDYPDLLPQARPTVLKPLPAKCQPEPGSLATSTYREDEQL, from the coding sequence ATGAAATCAGTGGCTTCTTCACTAACATCAGCGGATCCGAAAGGAATTGAGCACCAATGTGATGTTTTAGTCATCGGCAGTGGTGCTGCCGGATTAAGTCTGGCGCTCAAACTGGCAAATCATTGTAACGTGATTGTGCTGAGCAAAAGCGACCGCAATGAAGGATCGACCCGATACGCCCAGGGCGGTATTGCCGCCGTTTTCGACGAACACGACTCTGTTGAGGCACATGTTGCTGACACACTAAATGCCGGTGCCGGATTGTGTGAAGAAGACGCGGTACGCTTCACAGCCCAAAATGCCAAAGATGCACTGAACTGGCTGATTAATCACGGCGTACCTTTTGATACTGAAACGAATGAGCAGGGTGAGGAGCGTTTTCACCTGACCCGTGAAGGTGGCCACAGTCACCGCCGTATTTTACATGCTGCCGATGCAACCGGTGAAGCGCTGCAAATTACTCTGAATGATGCCGTGTCATCCCACCCCAATATCCGCTTCCTGGAACGGTACAACGCCATCGACTTAATTAAGTCCCGCAGTAATAACCTGCACTGTACCGGTGTGTATGCGTGGAATCTGGAACAGGCCCATGTTGAAGTTATCCGCAGCCGTTTCATTGTGCTGGCCACGGGCGGCGCGAGCAAAGTGTATCAGTACACATCTAATCCGGATGTGTCCAGCGGTGACGGTATTGCCATGGCCTGGCGTGCTGGTTGCCGTGTGGCGAATATGGAATTCAATCAGTTCCATCCCACCTGTTTGTATCATCCTCAGGCAAGAAACTTCCTGATTACCGAAGCACTGCGGGGTGAAGGTGCACAGCTGTGCCATGCTGATGGGACACGCTTTATGACACGCTTCGATGAACGGGGCGATTTAGCGCCCAGGGATATTGTTGCCCGTGCCATCGACTACGAAATGAAACGTCTGGGTGCTGACTGTATGTATCTGGATATCAGTCATAAGCCGGCTGACTTCATTGAAAAGCATTTCCCGAACATTTACCGCAAGTGTCTGTCTGTGGGCATCGATATCACTAAGGAGCCTATTCCCGTGGTGCCTGCCGCGCACTATAGCTGCGGTGGTGTGATGACTGACTTTAATGCCAAAACTGACCTCGATAACGTTTATGCCATAGGTGAAGTAGCTTATACCGGCCTGCATGGTGCGAACCGCATGGCATCAAACTCTCTGCTGGAATGTGTGGTCTACGCCGCAGCTGCCGCGAAAGACATCCTTACTCATTTGCAGGACGACTACACTGAAGAGACGATTGCGCCCTGGGATGAATCACAGGTTACGAATTCAGACGAAGAAGTCATCATTCAGCATAACTGGCATGAACTGCGTTTGTTCATGTGGGATTACGTGGGTATTGTCCGCACCAACAAAAGACTTGAGCGCGCACTGCGACGGATCCAGTTGCTGAGTCAGGAAATTCAGGAATATTACGCACACTTCCGGGTCAGCAATAACCTGCTGGAACTGCGCAATCTGGTGACGGTTGCGGAACTGATTGTACGTTGCGCAATGAACCGTAAGGAAAGCCGGGGCCTGCATTACAATGTGGACTATCCGGACCTGCTACCGCAAGCCAGACCCACAGTACTCAAACCATTACCGGCCAAATGTCAGCCTGAACCCGGTTCACTGGCCACCAGTACTTACCGGGAAGATGAGCAGCTTTAA
- a CDS encoding GspH/FimT family pseudopilin: MNAHKGLSLIELMITVAIMALLITVGAPAMQSVLQQNRVIAAVNDISGAVRMARFTAIDQEQTTLLCPTSDYKNCSNDWTQAKIVFMDANLNGARDNDEPLILSTDPLGTGLGLDGVSGTLTFAADGSVSNAVTIKICPSSKDAKAASAVLITLYGRVSVAADASGNGIKEDLNGSDLSC; the protein is encoded by the coding sequence ATGAACGCGCATAAAGGACTGTCTCTGATAGAACTGATGATCACTGTAGCCATCATGGCTCTGCTGATCACTGTCGGCGCACCTGCCATGCAGTCCGTTCTCCAGCAAAACCGGGTGATAGCGGCTGTAAATGATATCAGCGGCGCTGTGCGGATGGCCCGTTTTACTGCCATTGATCAGGAGCAGACTACCCTGCTTTGCCCCACATCTGACTACAAAAATTGTTCAAATGACTGGACTCAGGCAAAAATCGTTTTTATGGATGCCAATCTGAATGGTGCCAGAGACAACGATGAACCGCTTATACTCTCTACTGATCCTCTGGGTACCGGCCTTGGACTGGACGGAGTATCAGGCACCCTGACGTTTGCCGCTGATGGCAGTGTCAGCAATGCTGTCACCATCAAAATTTGCCCGTCGTCAAAGGATGCCAAAGCCGCATCGGCCGTGCTGATTACCTTATACGGCCGCGTATCTGTTGCCGCAGATGCCAGTGGTAACGGCATTAAAGAAGATCTCAACGGCAGCGATTTGTCCTGCTAA
- the ygfZ gene encoding CAF17-like 4Fe-4S cluster assembly/insertion protein YgfZ produces MSTPDSLNELVSDFVIPLTGSTVIAVEGEQQNDYLHGQLTINVKNLADNVARHAAHCDFKGKTWSLSTVCRWQNSILMLMPSGCAEASLEQLKKYGVFSKVTIEKKDSQLKQYAVKGKQAEQWISEFFGSLPEQTLATVQHSDGVAIRADYPQDVFILLLSETAAGTLEQWQADQNIQTYNSCVYDALMVSQGIPEVSGEVVNEFVPQMMNVQALDGIDFNKGCYMGQEVVARTRYLGKNKRAGYVFCLPAAIDVKVGDTVEKALDTGWRRGGTVIRCATLGKETWFMAVLPNDTEADTPHRLADAPDVQACFYALPYTV; encoded by the coding sequence ATGTCAACGCCAGATTCACTTAATGAGTTAGTTTCAGACTTTGTTATTCCTCTGACGGGTTCCACAGTCATTGCTGTTGAAGGTGAACAGCAAAACGATTACCTGCATGGACAACTGACCATCAATGTAAAAAATCTTGCTGACAATGTAGCCCGCCATGCTGCGCATTGTGACTTTAAAGGTAAGACATGGTCGCTCAGCACTGTTTGCCGCTGGCAGAACAGCATTCTGATGCTGATGCCATCAGGTTGTGCAGAAGCCTCTCTGGAACAGTTAAAAAAATACGGCGTATTTTCAAAAGTTACCATTGAGAAAAAAGACAGCCAGTTGAAGCAATATGCAGTGAAAGGCAAACAGGCAGAGCAGTGGATAAGCGAATTTTTCGGTTCACTGCCTGAACAGACACTGGCCACTGTTCAGCACTCTGACGGTGTAGCGATCCGCGCAGATTATCCGCAGGATGTGTTTATTTTGCTTCTCAGTGAAACCGCTGCCGGCACGCTGGAACAGTGGCAGGCGGATCAGAACATCCAAACTTACAATAGTTGCGTTTATGACGCCTTAATGGTGTCTCAGGGCATTCCTGAAGTCAGCGGTGAAGTGGTTAACGAGTTCGTTCCCCAGATGATGAATGTGCAGGCGCTGGACGGTATCGATTTTAATAAAGGCTGTTACATGGGTCAGGAAGTCGTAGCCCGCACCCGTTACCTGGGTAAAAATAAGCGCGCGGGATACGTCTTTTGTTTACCCGCGGCAATTGATGTTAAAGTAGGTGATACCGTTGAGAAGGCACTGGATACAGGATGGCGCAGAGGCGGCACTGTTATCCGCTGTGCAACACTGGGCAAAGAGACCTGGTTCATGGCCGTGCTGCCCAACGACACAGAAGCAGACACGCCACACAGACTGGCGGACGCGCCTGACGTTCAGGCATGTTTTTACGCATTGCCATATACTGTATAG
- a CDS encoding MaoC family dehydratase gives MMSLLYRALTHRPDKQLLKQFKPPAVPGVHGGKTQLIDPSHYHRYCDMTHWQHGDSLHPCYLQMLSLPLQMRCLAHPRSPFPLFGLVHRKNQISQQSGIRLSKPVTLRTGFSAVTPHRRGWDIHMYTTATQQDRECYRAEATYLVRVKAPHVGDSAEPSASQHEPSAPPYKPSAPAHKNVEEAEIAERWQNIASFSAPADAGRRYARISEDANPIHLSAFTAKLFGFPKAIAHGMWTLAMAVSYAETDKADHSTDINCEFKRPLFLPGNADLKISRGGGITDFLLENTANGEPLIKGAVKSGETGSAKN, from the coding sequence ATGATGAGTTTATTGTACCGGGCGCTGACGCACCGCCCTGACAAACAATTGTTGAAGCAATTTAAGCCTCCTGCGGTGCCGGGTGTTCATGGGGGGAAAACACAATTGATTGACCCTTCACATTATCACCGTTACTGCGATATGACTCACTGGCAGCACGGGGACAGTCTGCACCCCTGTTATCTGCAGATGCTGTCTCTGCCATTGCAGATGCGGTGTCTGGCACACCCGCGAAGTCCGTTCCCCTTATTTGGCCTGGTACACAGGAAAAACCAAATCAGCCAGCAAAGCGGGATCAGGCTGTCTAAACCTGTCACTTTACGCACGGGTTTTTCTGCGGTCACACCTCACCGGCGGGGCTGGGATATTCATATGTATACCACTGCTACGCAACAGGATAGGGAATGTTACCGTGCAGAAGCTACTTATCTGGTGCGGGTAAAAGCACCACATGTGGGCGACAGTGCAGAGCCTTCAGCCTCCCAACATGAGCCTTCAGCGCCACCGTATAAACCTTCAGCGCCAGCGCATAAAAACGTAGAGGAAGCAGAAATTGCTGAACGCTGGCAAAACATTGCAAGTTTTTCTGCTCCGGCGGATGCCGGGCGGCGTTATGCAAGGATTTCGGAAGACGCCAATCCTATTCATTTAAGCGCATTCACTGCAAAACTGTTTGGCTTTCCCAAAGCGATTGCTCATGGCATGTGGACGCTGGCTATGGCGGTGAGTTATGCAGAAACAGATAAAGCTGATCACAGCACTGACATAAATTGTGAATTTAAGCGCCCGCTGTTTCTGCCCGGCAATGCGGACCTTAAAATCAGCAGGGGAGGGGGCATAACAGATTTCCTGCTGGAAAATACCGCAAATGGTGAGCCGTTAATAAAAGGTGCCGTTAAATCCGGCGAAACCGGTTCAGCGAAAAACTGA
- the rpoE gene encoding RNA polymerase sigma factor RpoE, whose amino-acid sequence MSEQITDQQIVEKVQSGDKNAFNLLVTRYQHKVMHLVSRYVKNSGDVADVTQDAFIKAYRALPNFRGDSAFYTWLYRIAVNSAKNYLVAQGRKPPANDVDAEDADYYEGSDALKEQSTPERSLLSDELEATLFRVVEKLPDDLRMAITLREIEGLSYEEIASVMGCPVGTVRSRIFRAREAIDKVIQPLLEN is encoded by the coding sequence ATGAGCGAGCAGATAACCGATCAACAGATTGTTGAAAAGGTACAAAGCGGTGATAAAAATGCATTTAACTTACTGGTAACCCGTTATCAGCATAAAGTGATGCATTTGGTGTCTCGATATGTCAAAAACTCCGGTGACGTTGCAGATGTCACTCAGGATGCGTTTATCAAGGCTTACCGCGCGTTACCAAATTTTCGCGGCGACAGTGCGTTTTACACCTGGTTGTACCGCATTGCCGTTAACAGCGCTAAGAATTATCTTGTGGCACAGGGGCGAAAGCCGCCTGCAAATGATGTCGACGCTGAAGATGCAGACTACTATGAAGGCAGTGATGCGCTGAAAGAGCAATCCACGCCGGAACGCAGTTTGTTGTCTGATGAACTCGAAGCTACATTATTCCGTGTTGTGGAGAAGTTACCCGACGATTTACGTATGGCAATTACCCTGCGGGAAATTGAAGGTTTAAGTTATGAGGAAATCGCCAGCGTAATGGGGTGTCCTGTCGGTACAGTCCGCTCCCGGATCTTCCGGGCACGTGAGGCAATCGACAAGGTCATACAGCCATTGTTAGAAAATTGA
- the lepA gene encoding translation elongation factor 4 — translation MQQSHIRNFSIIAHIDHGKSTLSDRLIQHCGGLTDREMAEQVLDSMDIERERGITIKAQSVTLNYTAKDGETYQLNFIDTPGHVDFTYEVSRSLAACEGALLVVDAGQGVEAQTLANCYTAIDMDMEVVPILNKIDLPQAEPERVAEEIEDIVGIDAIDAVRCSAKTGVGIEDVLEVIVNRVPPPEGERNAPLKALIVDSWFDNYQGVVSLVRIVQGELNVKDKIKIMSNGQTHQADKVGIFTPKQTETGILRAGEVGFIIAGIKEIHGAPVGDTITLAREPADKPLPGFKKVKPQVYAGVFPVSSDDYEDFRDALSKLSLNDASLFFEPESSAALGFGFRIGFLGMLHMEIIQERLEREYDLDLITTAPTVIYQVVTTKGETIQVDNPSNLPPVNEIEEIHEPMVEANILVPQEYLGNVITLCVEKRGMQTSMTYHGKQVAVTYEIPMAEVVMDFFDRLKSTSRGFASLDYNFKRFQQSDMVRVDVLINGERVDALAMITHRENSQGRGRELVEKLRELIPRQMFDIAIQAAIGNHIIARSTVKQLRKNVIAKCYGGDVSRKKKLLQKQKEGKKRMKQVGNVELPQDAFLAVLKVGK, via the coding sequence ATGCAACAGTCGCACATACGTAATTTCAGCATCATCGCACACATCGATCACGGTAAATCTACACTGTCTGATCGTCTTATCCAGCATTGCGGAGGACTGACTGACAGGGAAATGGCCGAACAGGTGCTGGATTCGATGGATATTGAGCGCGAACGTGGTATTACCATCAAAGCGCAAAGTGTAACGTTGAACTACACCGCGAAAGATGGTGAAACCTATCAGTTAAACTTTATCGATACGCCGGGACACGTGGACTTCACTTACGAAGTATCCCGCTCACTGGCAGCCTGTGAAGGTGCGCTGCTGGTGGTTGATGCCGGACAGGGCGTAGAAGCACAGACTCTGGCAAACTGCTACACCGCCATTGATATGGATATGGAAGTGGTGCCAATCCTCAACAAAATTGATTTGCCACAGGCTGAACCTGAGCGTGTAGCAGAAGAAATTGAAGACATCGTCGGCATTGACGCCATCGATGCTGTGCGTTGCTCAGCCAAAACCGGCGTGGGTATTGAAGACGTACTGGAAGTTATTGTTAACCGTGTTCCGCCGCCGGAAGGTGAACGAAATGCACCGCTGAAAGCGCTGATTGTTGATTCCTGGTTTGATAACTATCAGGGCGTCGTGTCTCTGGTACGGATTGTACAAGGCGAACTGAACGTAAAAGACAAAATTAAAATCATGTCTAACGGGCAGACTCACCAGGCGGACAAAGTGGGTATCTTTACTCCTAAGCAAACTGAAACCGGTATTCTCCGTGCCGGAGAAGTTGGTTTTATCATTGCCGGTATTAAAGAAATTCACGGTGCCCCTGTAGGGGATACCATCACCCTGGCACGTGAACCGGCTGATAAGCCGCTGCCGGGCTTTAAGAAAGTAAAACCTCAGGTTTATGCCGGTGTGTTCCCGGTCAGTTCAGACGATTACGAAGATTTCCGTGATGCATTATCTAAATTAAGCCTGAACGATGCATCGCTGTTTTTCGAGCCGGAAAGCTCGGCTGCTCTTGGCTTTGGTTTCCGGATTGGCTTCCTTGGCATGCTGCACATGGAAATCATTCAGGAGCGTCTGGAACGGGAATACGATCTTGATCTTATCACCACCGCTCCAACCGTAATCTATCAGGTTGTTACAACCAAAGGGGAAACCATACAGGTTGATAACCCTTCCAATTTGCCGCCGGTGAATGAAATCGAAGAGATTCACGAGCCGATGGTAGAGGCAAACATCCTTGTTCCTCAGGAATACCTCGGTAATGTCATCACACTTTGCGTTGAGAAGCGTGGTATGCAGACCAGCATGACTTATCATGGGAAGCAAGTCGCGGTAACCTATGAAATACCGATGGCTGAAGTCGTGATGGACTTCTTTGACCGGTTGAAATCAACCAGCCGTGGTTTTGCTTCACTGGACTATAACTTCAAGCGCTTCCAGCAGTCTGACATGGTGCGTGTTGATGTACTCATCAACGGCGAACGTGTGGATGCACTGGCCATGATCACCCACCGTGAAAACAGTCAGGGCCGTGGTCGTGAGCTGGTTGAAAAGTTACGTGAACTGATCCCGCGTCAAATGTTTGATATCGCTATTCAGGCTGCTATCGGTAACCATATTATTGCACGAAGCACAGTTAAACAGCTGCGCAAAAACGTTATCGCCAAGTGTTATGGTGGTGACGTGAGCCGTAAGAAAAAACTGCTGCAAAAACAAAAAGAAGGAAAGAAACGCATGAAGCAGGTAGGTAATGTTGAGTTACCTCAGGATGCGTTCCTCGCTGTTCTCAAGGTAGGTAAGTAA